The following proteins are co-located in the Camelina sativa cultivar DH55 chromosome 12, Cs, whole genome shotgun sequence genome:
- the LOC104730118 gene encoding LOW QUALITY PROTEIN: B3 domain-containing protein REM7-like (The sequence of the model RefSeq protein was modified relative to this genomic sequence to represent the inferred CDS: deleted 1 base in 1 codon) has product MADPVLQPPTNPHFFQPLLPGFDSYLTIPVKFFSVYLEGRNEGKTAELRSDASEISWKVEMEGQRLTVGWKEFATAHDLRVGDVIVFRHDGASVFHVTCFGPSCCEIQHVQSCDDNDDDDDEQENIRNLSMKQSLKTEPESSLDEDKDYMGKLPRKKHVKKRIPEAKAKSFSSDPSCFVALVSDSNIRRDTMFLPKRFYDSGSLTKGSNQIVLMDEGMVEGVKTWTLFLKFRNSSGTFYMRGGWRSFAMRRSLNLEILSRLN; this is encoded by the exons ATGGCGGATCCAGTTCTTCAACCTCCTACAAACCCTCATTTCTTCCAGCCTCTTCTTCCCGGCTTCGACTCCTACCTC ACCATCCCTGTGAAGTTTTTCTCGGTATACTTAGAAGGAAGAAACGAAGGAAAGACAGCGGAGCTAAGATCCGACGCGTCTGAGATAAGTTGGAAAGTTGAGATGGAAGGTCAGAGACTCACCGTCGGCTGGAAAGAGTTCGCCACCGCGCATGATCTCCGAGTCGGAGATGTTATCGTTTTCAGACACGATGGAGCTTCAGTGTTCCACGTCACTTGTTTTGGACCCAGTTGCTGTGAGATTCAACATGTACAATCTTGTGACGacaacgatgatgatgatgatgagcaagAAAACATCA GAAACTTGTCGATGAAGCAGAGTCTTAAAACAGAACCAGAGTCTTCACTAGACGAAGACAAAGATTACATGG GAAAGCTTCCGAGAAAAAAACACGTGAAGAAGAGGATTCCTGAAGCAAAAGCAAAGTCTTTTTCATCAGACCCGTCTTGTTTCGTTGCACTTGTATCAGATTCGAACATAAGAAGGGATACAATG TTTCTTCCAAAAAGGTTTTATGATTCCGGTAGTCTGACTAAAGGAAGTAACCAGATTGTTCTAATGGATGAAGGAATGGTTGAAGGAGTAAAGACATGGACGCTATTTCTGAAGTTTAGAAACTCCAGTGGAACGTTTTACATGAGGGGTGGCTGGAGAAGTTTC GCCATGAGAAGGAGCTTAAACCTGGAGATACTGTCACGTTTAAACTAG